A genomic segment from Mus caroli chromosome 17, CAROLI_EIJ_v1.1, whole genome shotgun sequence encodes:
- the Skiv2l gene encoding helicase SKI2W, which translates to MMETERLVLPPLDPLNLPLRALEVGCTGRWELLNVPGPPESTLPHGLPPCAPDLCQEAEQLFLSSPAWLPLHGVEHSARKWQRKTDPWSLLAAVETPVPSDLQAQRHPTTGHILGYKEVLLENTNLSATTSLSLRRPPGPASQSLWGNPTQYPFWPGGMDEPSITDLHTREEAEEEIDFEKDLLTVPPGFKKGVDFAPKDHPAPVPGLLSLSRLLEPLDLSGGDEDEGEAAGGPRGDTASASPSGTPLVRASSLEDLVLKEAATVVSTPEPPKAPPQEQWAVPVDVTSPVGDFYRLIPQPAFQWAFEPDVFQKQAILHLEQHDSVFVAAHTSAGKTVVAEYAIALAQKHMTRTIYTSPIKALSNQKFRDFRNTFGDVGLLTGDVQLHPEASCLIMTTEILRSMLYSGSDVIRDLEWVIFDEVHYINDAERGVVWEEVLIMLPEHVSIILLSATVPNALEFADWIGRLKRRQIYVISTVARPVPLEHYLFTGNSPKTQGELFLLLDSRGAFHTQGYYAAVEAKKERMSKHAQTFGAKQPTHQGGSAQDRGVYLSLLASLRTRAQLPVVVFTFSRGRCDEQASGLTSLDLTTSSEKSEIHLFLQRCLARLRGSDRQLPQVLHMSELLRRGLGVHHSGILPILKEIVEMLFSRGLVKVLFATETFAMGVNMPARTVVFDSMRKHDGSTFRDLLPGEYVQMAGRAGRRGLDPTGTVILLCKGRVPEMADLHRMMMGKPSQLQSQFRLTYTMILNLLRVDALRVEDMMKRSFSEFPSRKDSKAHEQALADLTKRLGALEEPDVTGQLADLPEYYSWAEELTETQNMIQQRIMESVNGLKSLSVGRVVVVKNEEHHNALGVILQVSSNSTSRVFTTLVLCDKPVVSDNPRDKGPATPDVPHPDDLVGFKLFLPEGPCEHTVAKLQPGDVAAISTKVLRVNGEKISEDFSKRQQPKFRKDPPLAAVTTAVQELLRLAQSYPAGPPTLDPINDLQLKDVAVVEGGLRARKLEELIRGAQCVHSPRFPAQYVKLRERMQIQKEMERLRFLLSDQSLLLLPEYHQRVEVLRTLGYVDEAGTVKLAGRVACAMSSHELLLTELMFDNALSALRPEEIAALLSGLVCQSPGDPGDQLPSTLKQGVERVKAVAKRIGEVQVACGLNQTVEEFVGELNFGLVEVVYEWARGMPFSELAGLSGTPEGLVVRCIQRLAEMCRSLRGAARLVGEPVLGAKMETAATLLRRDIVFAASLYTQ; encoded by the exons ATGATGGAGACCGAGCGACTcg TTCTGCCTCCCCTAGATCCCCTGAACCTACCCCTTCGAGCTCTGGAAGTGGGGTGCACTGGCCGTTGGGAGCTGCTGAACGTGCCAGGGCCTCCAGAGAGCACT CTCCCCCATGGCCTCCCTCCATGTGCCCCAGATCtgtgccaggaagcagagcagctGTTTCTGTCGTCTCCAGCCTGGCTTCCTCTACATGGTGTAGAGCACTCAGCTCG AAAATGGCAGAGGAAGACGGATCCCTGGTCACTCCTGGCTGCTGTGGAGACTCCAGTCCCATCTGACCTTCAGGCCCAGAGACACCCAACCACAGGCCATATACTGGGCTATAAGGAG GTCCTGCTGGAGAACACAAATCTGTCGGCTACAACCTCCTTGTCCCTTCGCCGGCCTCCAGGGCCAGCCTCCCAGTCACTATGGGGCAATCCAACACAGTACCCTTTCTGGCCAG GTGGGATGGATGAGCCCAGCATAACTGATCTGCATACTcgggaggaagctgaggaggagataGACTTTGAGAAAG ATCTTCTCACTGTCCCACCTGGCTTCAAGAAAGGGGTGGATTTTGCCCCCAAAG ATCATCCAGCTCCTGTGCCAGGTTTGCTCAGCCTCAGCCGTCTGCTGGAGCCTCTTGATCTGAGTGGAGGCGATGAGGATGAAGGCGAGGCAGCAGGAGGCCCTAGAGGGgacactgcctctgcttccccctcTGGTACTCCCCTGGTCCGAGCAAGCAGCTTGGAGGATCTAGTGTTGAAG GAAGCTGCCACAGTCGTATCTACCCCGGAGCCTCCCAAAGCTCCACCTCAGGAACAGTGGGCTGTGCCTGTGGACGTCACCTCCCCCGTGGGCGACTTTTACCGTCTCATCCCTCAGCCAGCCTTCCAG TGGGCGTTTGAGCCAGATGTGTTTCAGAAGCAGGCCATCCTGCACTTGGAGCAGCACGACTCTGTCTTTGTTGCAGCTCACACATCTGCTGGGAAGACAGTGGTGGCTGAATATGCCATTGCCCTGGCCCAGAAACACATGACTCG TACCATCTACACTTCTCCTATCAAAGCCCTGAGCAACCAGAAGTTTCGGGACTTCCGGAACACATTTGGGGACGTGGGGCTGCTCACAGGGGATGTGCAGCTGCACCCAGAGGCCTCCTGCCTCATCATGACCACGGAGATCCTTCG ctccatgCTGTACAGTGGCTCCGACGTCATCCGAGACCTGGAGTGGGTTATCTTTGATGAAGTCCACTATATCAACGATGCTGAG CGTGGGGTCGTGTGGGAGGAGGTGCTCATCATGCTTCCTGAGCACGTCTCCATCATCCTTCTGAGTGCCACCGTCCCCAACGCCCTGGAGTTTGCTGACTGGATTGG GCGGTTGAAGCGGAGGCAGATCTATGTGATCAGCACGGTTGCCCGGCCAGTCCCCCTGGAGCACTATCTCTTCACAGGGAACAGCCCCAAGACACAGGGCGAGCTCTTCCTGCTGCTGGACTCCAGAGGGGCCTTCCACACCCAGGG GTACTATGCTGCGGTGGAGGCCAAGAAAGAGAGGATGAGCAAGCACGCCCAGACCTTCGGGGCCAAGCAGCCCACGCACCAGGGTGGATCTGCGCAG gaCCGAGGGGTGTACCTGTCCCTGCTGGCTTCCCTCCGGACCCGGGCTCAGTTGCCAGTGGTAGTGTTCACCTTCTCCCGAGGCCGCTGTGATGAGCAGGCTTCGGGCCTCACCTCTCTAGACCTCACGACAAGCTCAGAGAAGAGTGAGATCCACCTCTTCCTGCAGCGCTGCCTTGCACGGCTCCGAGGCTCTGACCGACAGCTACCCCAG GTCCTGCACATGTCGGAGCTCCTTCGCCGAGGCCTGGGTGTGCACCACAGCGGCATCCTGCCCATCCTTAAGGAGATTGTGGAGATGCTTTTCAGCAGGGGCCTGGTCAAG GTCTTGTTTGCCACCGAGACTTTTGCCATGGGTGTAAACATGCCAGCCAGGACAGTGGTGTTTGACTCCATGCGCAAACATGATGGCTCTACCTTCCGGGACCTGCTGCCTGGAGAGTATGTGCAGATGGCAGGCCGGGCAGGCCGGAGGGGCCTGGACCCCACGGGCACTGTCATCCTTCTCTGTAAGGGCAGAGTGCCTGAGATGGCAGATCTACACCGCATGATGATG GGGAAACCATCCCAACTTCAGTCCCAGTTCCGCCTCACATATACCATGATCCTCAACCTGCTGCGGGTGGATGCCCTCAGAGTGGAGGACATGATGAAGAGGAGCTTCTCAGAGTTCCCATCCCGCAAGGACAGCAAG GCCCATGAGCAGGCTCTGGCTGACCTCACCAAGAGGCTGGGGGCTTTGGAGGAGCCTGATGTGACTGGTCAGTTGGCTGACCTACCTGAGTATTACAGCTGGGCGGAGGAGCTGACAGAGACCCAGAACATGATCCAG CAACGCATCATGGAGTCTGTGAATGGGCTGAAATCTCTCTCAGTGGGAAGGGTGGTAGTTGTGAAGAATGAGGAACATCACAATGCACTGGGTGTGATCCTGCAG GTCTCCTCAAACTCCACCAGCAGGGTATTTACAACATTGGTCTTGTGTGATAAGCCTGTTGTGTCTGATAACCCAAGGGACAAGGGACCAGCCACTCCAGATGTGCCCCACCCAGATGACCTTGTAGGCTTCAAGCTGTTCCTGCCTGAAG GGCCCTGTGAGCACACCGTGGCCAAGCTCCAGCCAGGAGATGTGGCTGCCATCTCTACCAAAGTGCTCCGGGTGAATGGGGAGAAGATCTCTGAGGACTTTAGCAAGAGGCAGCAACCAAAATTCAG AAAGGACCCTCCCCTTGCGGCTGTGACCACTGCTGTTCAGGAGCTGCTGCGTCTGGCTCAGTCCTATCCAGCAGGACCCCCAACCCTTGACCCTATCAACGACCTGCAACTCAAGGATGTGGCAGTGGTAGAAGGTGGGCTCCGGGCCCGGAAGCTGGAGGAGCTGATCCGCGGGGCTCAGTGTGTGCACAGCCCCCGGTTTCCTGCCCAG TATGTGAAGCTGCGGGAGCGAATGCAGAttcagaaggaaatggagaggctGCGCTTCCTCCTGTCTGACCAGTCGCTGTTACTGCTCCCCGAGTACCACCAGCGTGTAGAG GTGCTCCGGACCCTGGGCTATGTGGATGAGGCTGGCACAGTGAAGCTGGCAGGCAGAGTGGCCTGTGCCATGAGCAGCCATGAGCTGCTCCTCACTGAACTCATGTTTGACAATGCACTGAGCGCTCTGCGGCCAGAGGAAATCGCAGCTCTGCTCTCTGGCCTGGTGTGCCAGAGCCCTGGGGACCCTGGTGACCAGCTCCCAAGTACCCTCAAACAG GGGGTAGAACGCGTCAAAGCTGTGGCCAAGCGGATTGGTGAGGTTCAGGTGGCCTGCGGTCTGAACCAGACAGTGGAGGAGTTTGTGGGAGAGCTGAATTTTGGGCTGGTAGAGGTTGTGTATGAGTGGGCTAGGGGTATG CCCTTCTCCGAGTTGGCAGGGCTCTCAGGGACCCCTGAGGGCTTGGTCGTCCGCTGCATCCAGCGTCTGGCTGAGATGTGTCGCTCGCTTCGAGGAGCAGCACGTTTGGTGGGTGAGCCTGTGCTGGGTGCCAAGATGGAGACGGCAGCCACCTTGCTACGGCGGGACATCGTCTTCGCAGCCAGCCTCTACACCCAGTAA
- the LOC115029723 gene encoding serine/threonine-protein kinase 19-like has translation MTQTYGFRDPEITHLVNAGVLTVRDAGSWWLAVPGAGRFIKCFVKGRQAVLSMVRKAKYRELALSELLGRRAPLAVRLGLAYHVHDLIGAQLVDCVSTTSGTLLHLPDT, from the exons ATGACACAGACTTACGGCTTCAGGGACCCGGAGATCAC GCACCTGGTGAACGCTGGGGTCCTCACTGTCCGAGATGCTGGAAGCTGGTGGCTGGCTGTGCCTGGAGCTGGAAGATTCATCAAGTGCTTTGTTAAAG GGCGCCAGGCTGTACTGAGCATGGTGCGGAAGGCCAAGTACCGGGAGCTTGCCCTGTCAGAGCTNCTGGGCCGCAGGGCCCCTTTGGCGGTGCGGCTAGGTCTTGCCTACCACGTGCACGACCTCATTGGAGCCCAGCTGGTGGACTG TGTCTCCACGACTTCTGGAACCCTCCTTCACCTGCCAGATACGTGA
- the Dxo gene encoding decapping and exoribonuclease protein: MEPRETKRKAEKTEVAKPLNKLPRAVPSLRTQPSLYSGPFPFYRRPSELGCFSLDAQRQYHGDARALRYYSPPPINGPGPDFDLRDGYPDRYQPRDEEVQERLDHLLRWVLEHRNQLEGGPGWLAGATVTWRGHLTKLLTTPYERQEGWQLAASRFQGTLYLSEVETPAARAQRLARPPLLRELMYMGYKFEQYMCADKPGGSPDPSGEVNTNVAYCSVLRSRLGNHPLLFSGEVDCLNPQAPCTQPPSCYVELKTSKEMHSPGQWRSFYRHKLLKWWAQSFLLGVPHVVAGFRNPEGFVCSLKTFPTMEMFENVRNDREGWNPSVCMNFCAAFLSFAQSTVVQDDPRLVHLFSWEPGGPVTVSVHRDAPYAFLPSWYVETMTQDLPPLSKTPSPKD; the protein is encoded by the exons ATGGAGCCCAGAGAGACTAAGAGAAAAGCGGAGAAGACAGAGGTGGCAAAGCCTTTGAACAAACTCCCCCGGGCAGTCCCCTCACTGCGGACACAGCCCTCTCTGTACTCGGGACCCTTCCCGTTCTACCGGCGCCCATCCGAACTGGGCTGCTTCTCCCTGGACGCACAACGCCAGTACCATGGAGATGCCCGAGCCCTCCGCTACTACAGCCCACCTCCCATCAACGGCCCAGGCCCGGACTTTGACCTCAGAGATGGATACCCTGACCGATACCAGCCCCGGGACGAGGAAGTCCAAGAGAGGTTGGACCATTTGCTGCGCTGGGTCCTGGAACACCGGAACCAGCTGGAGGG GGGTCCCGGCTGGCTGGCAGGGGCCACGGTGACATGGAGAGGGCACCTGACAAAATTGCTGACCACGCCGTATGAGCGGCAGGAGGGCTGGCAGCTGGCAGCCTCCCGGTTCCAAGGGACACTGTACCTAAGTGAGGTGGAGACCCCGGCTGCTCGGGCCCAGAGGCTTGCAAGGCCACCCCTCCTCCGGGAGCTTATGTACATGGGCTACAAATTTGAGCAGTACATGTGCGCAG ACAAACCCGGTGGCTCCCCAGACCCCTCTGGGGAAGTTAACACCAACGTGGCCTACTGCTCTGTGCTACGCAGCCGCCTGGGAAACCACCCTCTCCTGTTCTCCGGAGAGGTAGACTGCCTGAACCCCCAGGCTCCTTGCACACAGCCTCCCTCCTGCTACGTGGAGCTTAAGACATCCAAGGAGATGCACAGCCCTGGCCAGTGGAGGAGCTTTTACAG ACACAAGTTGCTGAAATGGTGGGCTCAGTCGTTCCTCCTGGGGGTCCCACATGTTGTTGCCGGCTTCCGGAACCCAGAAGGTTTCGTCTGTTCCTTAAAGACCTTTCCTACCATGGAGATGTTTGAAAATGTCAGG AATGACCGAGAAGGCTGGAATCCCTCTGTGTGCATGAACTTCTGTGCTGCCTTCCTTAGCTTTGCCCAGAGCACAGTAGTCCAGGACGATCCCAG gctTGTCCACCTCTTCTCCTGGGAACCTGGTGGCCCTGTCACTGTGTCTGTCCATCGTGACGCACCCTATGCCTTCCTGCCCTCATGGTATGTGGAGACTATGACCCAAGACCTCCCACCACTCTCAAAGACTCCCTCTCCCAAGGACTGA